One Malus sylvestris chromosome 14, drMalSylv7.2, whole genome shotgun sequence DNA segment encodes these proteins:
- the LOC126599750 gene encoding uncharacterized protein LOC126599750 isoform X1 yields the protein MESADDRTRLSPAATTPCEVDTAAKGLGSGPGRLGLSDQLNELRTDPITALGEANISTVGESLSNSQVSDCNEAFELGANATSAEDFAACAATDASQNVQPSDRLEGSHSQPADDANDSATQSPPTQMMERPGDPASSPYRIPDYVFARNKSTAPLEWSTESNESLFSIQMGNTSFTRDQFNWLCKSGELGLPEVNYLPGSPCNIDFTSNQPPAKQTAQSAENASNKLSTVVEEPSLRVTEEKAAETMREVLRENAVNHEREKSTTAREGGKHHSARLSHASDGSTRSFAFPILLGDINVSLRGEGTRHKHQSGSKRTSQRESQPQTPEETPNASSPPSKPTPIVPKCGWGLSCFSCCPSCCT from the exons ATGGAATCTGCAGATGATAGAACAAGGTTAAGCCCTGCAGCTACAACTCCATGTGAAGTTGATACCGCGGCCAAAGGATTAGGCAGCGGACCAGGCAGATTAGGCTTGTCCGATCAGTTGAATGAGTTGAGGACGGATCCAATTACCGCTCTAGGAGAAGCTAATATTTCTACTGTAGGAGAAAGTTTAAGTAACTCTCAGGTATCTGATTGTAATGAAGCCTTTGAATTGGGTGCAAATGCAACCAGCGCCGAGGATTTTGCTGCCTGCGCGGCCACAGATGCTTCGCAGAATGTGCAACCTAGTGATAGACTAGAAGGATCACATTCTCAACCAGCAGATGATGCAAACGATTCAGCAACACAGTCTCCGCCTACACAGATGATGGAGCGGCCAGGCGACCCTGCCTCCTCACCGTATAGGATTCCAGATTATGTGTTTGCTAGGAACAAATCAACAGCCCCATTGGAATGGAGCACTGAATCCAATGAGTCCTTGTTCAGCATTCAGATGGGAAATACGAGTTTTACCAGAGACCAGTTTAACTGGTTGTGTAAATCTGGTGAATTGGGTTTACCTGAGGTAAATTACTTGCCTGGTAGTCCATGCAACATTGACTTCACAAGCAACCAGCCTCCGGCTAAGCAAACGGCGCAATCAGCGGAGAATGCTTCCAATAAGTTAAGCACGGTGGTGGAGGAGCCGAGTCTGAGGGTAACAGAAGAGAAAGCTGCGGAAACCATGAGAGAAGTTCTAAGGGAAAATGCAGTGAATCATGAGAGAGAGAAGTCAACCACCGCCCGCGAGGGCGGCAAGCATCACTCGGCTCGCCTCTCTCATGCTTCGGATGGAAGTACAAGATCTTTTGCATTCCCAAT ATTGTTAGGGGACATAAATGTTTCGCTACGGGGAGAAGGAACGAGACACAAGCACCAATCGGGGTCAAAGCGAACGTCGCAGCGAGAATCGCAGCCGCAAACGCCGGAAGAAACACCGAATGCGTCGTCTCCGCCCTCAAAACCAACCCCAATTGTACCCAAGTGCGGCTGGGGGCTGTCTTGCTTCTCTTGTTGCCCATCGTGCTGTACTTAG
- the LOC126599750 gene encoding uncharacterized protein LOC126599750 isoform X2 translates to MESADDRTRLSPAATTPCEVDTAAKGLGSGPGRLGLSDQLNELRTDPITALGEANISTVGESLSNSQVSDCNEAFELGANATSAEDFAACAATDASQNVQPSDRLEGSHSQPADDANDSATQSPPTQMMERPGDPASSPYRIPDYVFARNKSTAPLEWSTESNESLFSIQMGNTSFTRDQFNWLCKSGELGLPEVNYLPGSPCNIDFTSNQPPAKQTAQSAENASNKLSTVVEEPSLRVTEEKAAETMREVLRENAVNHEREKSTTAREGGKHHSARLSHASDGSTRSFAFPIFSCVESGPCSLQTVPTTFVNLR, encoded by the exons ATGGAATCTGCAGATGATAGAACAAGGTTAAGCCCTGCAGCTACAACTCCATGTGAAGTTGATACCGCGGCCAAAGGATTAGGCAGCGGACCAGGCAGATTAGGCTTGTCCGATCAGTTGAATGAGTTGAGGACGGATCCAATTACCGCTCTAGGAGAAGCTAATATTTCTACTGTAGGAGAAAGTTTAAGTAACTCTCAGGTATCTGATTGTAATGAAGCCTTTGAATTGGGTGCAAATGCAACCAGCGCCGAGGATTTTGCTGCCTGCGCGGCCACAGATGCTTCGCAGAATGTGCAACCTAGTGATAGACTAGAAGGATCACATTCTCAACCAGCAGATGATGCAAACGATTCAGCAACACAGTCTCCGCCTACACAGATGATGGAGCGGCCAGGCGACCCTGCCTCCTCACCGTATAGGATTCCAGATTATGTGTTTGCTAGGAACAAATCAACAGCCCCATTGGAATGGAGCACTGAATCCAATGAGTCCTTGTTCAGCATTCAGATGGGAAATACGAGTTTTACCAGAGACCAGTTTAACTGGTTGTGTAAATCTGGTGAATTGGGTTTACCTGAGGTAAATTACTTGCCTGGTAGTCCATGCAACATTGACTTCACAAGCAACCAGCCTCCGGCTAAGCAAACGGCGCAATCAGCGGAGAATGCTTCCAATAAGTTAAGCACGGTGGTGGAGGAGCCGAGTCTGAGGGTAACAGAAGAGAAAGCTGCGGAAACCATGAGAGAAGTTCTAAGGGAAAATGCAGTGAATCATGAGAGAGAGAAGTCAACCACCGCCCGCGAGGGCGGCAAGCATCACTCGGCTCGCCTCTCTCATGCTTCGGATGGAAGTACAAGATCTTTTGCATTCCCAAT TTTCAGTTGCGTCGAATCAGGTCCTTGTAGTTTGCAAACTGTTCCGACGACGTTTGTCAACTTACGTTGA